Proteins co-encoded in one Oreochromis aureus strain Israel breed Guangdong linkage group 3, ZZ_aureus, whole genome shotgun sequence genomic window:
- the LOC116328768 gene encoding butyrophilin-like protein 2 — MKSLVSFLLLVHVVVWDPGEFNIPTVHMRVQSRDDILNDQNHRYTNRTSMKADALQTGELSLTLRNPTVSDGGTYTCIVRKYGQDQSKTNVQLKVKDSQVLMVEISEGEKTSVLLPFKTTEDLPQDATVEWRLTEPKHMQVHVYDSGKNQPDKQDEVYQGRTEMKEEPLRDKDLSLKLKEPRVTDTGVYTCTVSSKDGNLLQKVVSLTVRESQMETVEVTEWNKSVLLPFKTKDDLSQDATVEWRHSDSKHRKVHTFQSSQHISGDQDEVYRGRTEMNEEALRIGDLSLTLKELGITDSGVYTCIVSTHGKVLKQKVVVLSVRVYKLQTVEVTPGVKRVLLPFKTTADLLEDVRVETFRP, encoded by the exons ATGAAGAGCCTCGTGTCCTTCCTGCTGCTTGTGCACG TGGTGGTCTGGGACCCTGGTGAGTTCAACATCCCAACAGTCCACATGCGTGTGCAGAGCAGAGATGATATTCTGAATGATCAGAACCATCGTTACACCAACCGAACATCGATGAAAGCCGACGCCCTGCAGACAGGAGAGCTCAGCCTCACCCTGAGGAACCCTACAGTCTCTGATGGTGGAACCTACACCTGCATCGTCCGCAAATATGGACAAGATCAGAGCAAGACCAATGTGCaactgaaggtcaaag ACAGCCAGGTATTGATGGTGGAGATTTCAGAGGGAGAGAAAAcgtctgtcctgctgccctttAAAACCACAGAGGATCTTCCCCAGGACGCCACAGTGGAGTGGAGACTCACTGAACCCAAACACATGCAGGTCCACGTGTATGACAGTGGAAAAAATCAGCCGGACAAACAGGACGAGGTGTACCAAGGCCGCACAGAGATGAAGGAAGAGCCACTGAGAGATAAAGACCTCAGTCTGAAACTAAAGGAGCCCCGTGTTACTGACACCGgagtctacacctgcaccgtcagCAGCAAGGATGGAAACCTTCTTCAGAAAGTGGTGTCTCTCACTGTCAGAG AGAGCCAGATGGAGACAGTGGAAGTGACAGAATGGAACAAAtctgtcctgctgccctttAAAACCAAAGATGACCTTTCTCAGGATGCCACAGTGGAGTGGAGACACTCAGACTCCAAACACAGGAAAGTTCACACGTTTCAGAGCAGCCAGCACATTTCAGGTGACCAGGACGAGGTTTACAGAGGTCGCACAGAGATGAACGAAGAGGCACTGAGAAtcggagacctcagtctgaccctgaaagaaCTCGGCATCACTGACAGTGGAGTCTACACCTGCATCGTCTCCACGCATGGAAAAGTCCTGAAACAGAAAGTGGTGGTGCTCAGTGTcagag TCTACAAGCTTCAGACAGTGGAGGTGACACCAGGGGTGAAGCGTGTTCTGCTTCCCTTCAAAACCACAGCTGACCTGCTTGAGGACGTCAGAGTGGAGACGTTCAGACCTTGA
- the LOC120438632 gene encoding matrix remodeling-associated protein 8-like has protein sequence MLLTLLLLVLVSSHASGVEVFVGEESVLLPCQVPANVSRSSTAVVWDRDEFKIPTVHMRLQTGDDLKNQNQRYFRRTIMSDKALQTGDLSLTLRNPTVSDSGNYTCIVRKYGQDEKRTEVELTVKEPPPGDLKLSRHLKALLGVVIGLILLSAAVFGFYKYHRYKRKKRGEALQVDMVEVTEWENSVWLPFKTTVCLPDDVTVEWKHKDRTIFMYPSSQNQPLLQDQDYRGRTEMNEEPLRTGDFSLKLNNLQLTDHGVYICTVYNKSKKLLRQKVVTLSVRDRQVEMVEVADWEKNVKLSFTITDDLPQDATVEWRRSDSKQMMVYMYPSDQNQRDDQDQFYRGRTEMNMEPLRTKDLSLTLKDLQLADRESTPVPSTTRTEKSCFRNQFHSVSGSLSCRWWC, from the exons ATGTTGCTGACTTTGTTGCTCCTCGTACTCG tTTCATCTCATGCATCAGGAGTGGAGGTATTTGTGGGGGAGgagtctgtcctgctgccctgtcaGGTACCAGCTAATGTTTCCAGAAGCTCCACAGCAGTGGTCTGGGACCGTGATGAGTTCAAGATCCCAACAGTCCACATGCGTCTGCAGACCGGAGATGATCTGAAAAATCAAAACCAGCGTTACTTCCGTCGAACGATAATGAGTGACAAAGCCCTGCAgactggagacctcagcctCACTCTTAGGAATCCCACAGTCTCCGACAGTGGAAACTACACCTGTATCGTCCGCAAATATGGACAAGATGAGAAGCGCACTGAAGTAGAACTGACAGTAAAAG AACCTCCACCAGGAGATTTAAAGCTATCACGACACCTAAAAGCTCTTTTAGGTGTCGTGATAGGTTTGATTCTCCTTAGTGCTGCTGTCTTTGGTTTCTACAAGTACCACAGAtataagaggaagaagaggggtgAAG CTCTCCAGGTGGATATGGTGGAAGTGACAGAATGGGAGAACTCTGTCTGGCTGCCCTTTAAAACCACTGTTTGCTtgcctgatgatgtcacagtggagtggaaacacaaagacaggacGATATTCATGTATCCGAGCAGCCAAAACCAGCCTCTCTTACAGGACCAGGATTACAGAGGTCGCACTGAGATGAATGAAGAGCCTCTGAGAACTGGAGACTTCAGTCTGAAACTGAATAACCTCCAACTTACTGATCACGGTGTCTACATCTGCACCGTCTATAACAAGAGTAAAAAACTCCTGAGGCAGAAAGTAGTGACGCTTAGTGTTAGAG ATAGACAGGTGGAGATGGTGGAGGTAGCAGATTGGGAGAAGAACGTGAAGCTTTCCTTTACAATCACAGATGACCTTCCTCAGGATGCCACAGTGGAGTGGAGACGCTCTGACTCCAAACAGATGATGGTCTACATGTATCCGAGCGACCAAAACCAGAGAGACGATCAAGACCAGTTTTACAGAGGTCGCACAGAGATGAACATGGAGCCACTGCGAACTAAAGatctcagtctgaccctgaaagacCTCCAGCTTGCTGACAGGGAGTCTACACCTGTACCGTCTACAACAAGGACAGAAAAATCTTGCTTCAGAAATCAGTTTCACTCAGTGTCAGGG